From one Eptesicus fuscus isolate TK198812 chromosome 21, DD_ASM_mEF_20220401, whole genome shotgun sequence genomic stretch:
- the LOC129147612 gene encoding zinc finger protein 45-like — translation MAKFKEAVTFKDVAVVFTEEELGLLDAVQRKLYRDVMLENFRNLVSVGHLSFTADVIPQLEREETLCLMRTATQSRSSSGDKSLSNMEVIQEIGLRYLPHEEFFYSQIWQQVTKGLTRCQDSTVNIQGTGSPLEKQGDAPYRYEGFGKGFNQSLHLQVHHRVHSAEKHSKGEMCKKSFIQDSCPQINKTADAGEKPYKCEKCENAFHRFSSLQAHRRVHSRKKSYKCDTSCKSLSQRSHLHHHQRVLTGENPHKFEECGRNVKQSSHCQTSLITHTSEKPYKCEECGVGFSQSAYLQAHQRVHMGKKPYKCEDCGKDFPWHSRLQAHQLMHTGEKPYKCNTCGKGFRCSSHLNAHCRIHTGEKPYKCEECGKGFIARSQLQVHQRVHTGEKPYKCERCGKVFGQASNLLDHQKGHTGEKPHQCDACGKGFRRSAELKAHCRIHTGEKPYKCEECGKGFSQAANLRDHQRCHTGEKPHKCGTCGKVFIRSSELKVHCRIHTGEKPYKCEKCGKAFIQSSSLQVHNKRVHTGEKPYQCAECGKSFIVGTQLHLHQRVHTGEKPYKCEKCGKFFTRSSNLQAHQRDHSGEKPYKCEECGKGFSVGSQLHIHQRVHTGEKPYKCERCGKFFRRSSYLRAHQRVHTGEKPYKCEECGKGFSWSTSLKIHQRVHADDEGDKDFPSSENSYKKEAR, via the exons ATGGCCAAGTTCAAG GAGGCGGTGACGTTCAAGGACGTGGCTGTGGTCTTCACCGAGGAGGAGCTGGGACTGCTGGACGCTGTCCAGAGGAAGCTGTACCGAgacgtgatgctggagaacttccGGAACCTGGTCTCAGTGG GGCATCTGTCCTTCACTGCAGATGTCATCCCCCagttagagagagaagaaacgcTTTGCCTGATGAGAACAGCGACCCAGAGCCGCAGCTCCTCAG gAGACAAGAGTCTAAGTAACATGGAGGTTATTCAAGAAATTGGATTAAGGTATCTGCCACATGAAGAATTTTTCTACTCACAAATCTGGCAACAGGTTACCAAGGGTTTAACTAGATGTCAAGATTCCACAGTAAACATTCAAGGAACTGGCTCTCCATTGGAAAAACAAGGTGATGCGCCCTATAGATATGAGGGATTCGGTAAAGGCTTTAATCAGAGTTTGCATCTTCAGGTTCACCACAGAGTCCACAGTGCAGAAAAACACTCCAAAGGAGAGATGTGCAAGAAAAGTTTTATTCAGGACTCTTGTCCTCAAATTAATAAGACGGCCGATGCGggagagaagccctataaatgtgaaaaatgtgaaaatgcCTTCCATCGGTTTTCAAGTCTTCAAGCCCATCGGAGAGTCCACAGTAGAAAGAAATCGTATAAATGCGATACATCATGTAAGAGTCTTAGTCAGAGGTcacatcttcatcatcatcagagAGTTCTTACAGGAGAAAATCCACACAAATTTGAGGAGTGTGGGAGAAATGTTAAGCAAAGCTCACATTGTCAAACTTCTCTGATAACCCACACATCagagaaaccctataaatgtgaGGAGTGTGGAGTGGGCTTCAGTCAGAGTGCATATCTTCAAGCCCATCAGAGAGTTCACATGGGAAAGAAACCTTACAAATGCGAAGATTGTGGGAAGGACTTCCCTTGGCATTCACGACTGCAGGCTCATCAGCTAATGCACACGGGCGAGAAACCATACAAATGCAATACATGTGGCAAGGGTTTTCGTTGTAGCTCACACCTTAATGCTCATTGTAGAatccacacaggagagaaaccctataaatgtgaGGAGTGTGGGAAAGGCTTCATTGCACGCTCACAACTTCAAGTCCATCAGagagtccacactggagagaaaccatacAAATGTGAGAGGTGTGGGAAGGTCTTCGGTCAGGCCTCAAATCTCCTAGACCATCAAAAAGGCCATACTGGTGAGAAACCACATCAGTGTGATGCCTGTGGGAAAGGCTTCCGTCGGAGTGCAGAACTGAAGGCTCACTGTAGAATCCACACAGGAGAAAAACCCTATAAATGTGAGGAGTGTGGGAAGGGCTTCAGTCAGGCCGCAAATCTTCGAGACCATCAAAGAtgccacactggagaaaaaccacaCAAATGCGGTACCTGCGGGAAGGTCTTCATTCGGAGTTCAGAATTGAAGGTTCACTGTAGAatccacacaggagagaaaccctataaatgtgagaagtgtgggaaggccttcatTCAGTCCTCAAGTCTTCAAGTGCATAATAAGAGAGTCCACACGGGAGAGAAACCGTATCAGTGTGCGGAGTGTGGGAAGAGCTTTATTGTAGGGACACAGCTTCATCTCCATCAGAGGGtccatactggagagaaaccatataaatgtgagaagtgtGGTAAGTTCTTTACTAGGAGCTCAAACCTTCAAGCCCATCAGAGAGACCACTCTGGAGAAAAGCCGTACAAATGTGAGGAGTGTGGGAAGGGCTTTAGTGTAGGGTCACAGCTTCATATCCATCAGAGGGtccatactggagagaaaccatataAATGTGAGAGGTGTGGCAAGTTCTTTCGTAGGAGCTCATACCTTCGAGCCCATCAGAgagtccacactggagaaaagccgtaCAAATGTGAGGAGTGTGGGAAGGGCTTCAGTTGGAGCACAAGTCTTAAAATTCATCAGCGAGTTCACGCTGATGATGAGGGTGATAAAGACTTTCCCTCATCGGAGAACTCATACAAGAAAGAAGCTCGGTAA